In the genome of Triticum urartu cultivar G1812 chromosome 5, Tu2.1, whole genome shotgun sequence, one region contains:
- the LOC125508774 gene encoding carbamoyl-phosphate synthase small chain, chloroplastic-like, giving the protein MLPQMRPLPSRPAIHAVHRRTSPAPPSIGGLGQHGRVALVRTTKAVVCRSVASPAANQGAPAVERPWKLSDARLVLEDGSVWNAKSFGASGTQVGEVVFNTSLTGYQEILTDPSYAGQFVLMTNPHIGNTGVNSGDEESIKCFLGGLIIRNLSICTSNWRCTETLDEYLRKRNIMGIYDVDTRAITRRLREDGSLIGVLSTDQSLKDEELLEMAKNWKIVGVDLISDVTCDAPYEWVDKTGSGWEFNDNQSSETFHVVVYDFGVKHNILRRLASYGCKITVVPASWPASDVLNLKPDGVLFSNGPGDPAAVPYAVKTVQEIVGKVPVFGICMGHQLIGQALGGKTFKMKFGHHGGNHPVRDNRTGRVDISAQNHNYAVDPKSLPEGVQVTHINLNDQSCAGLVFPKMKLMSLQYHPESSPGPHDSDLAFGEFVELMKNNRL; this is encoded by the exons ATGCTCCCCCAGATGCGCCCCCTCCCTTCCCGCCCAGCCATCCACGCCGTCCACCGGCGCACCTCCCCCGCGCCGCCCTCTATCGGCGGACTTGGGCAGCATGGCCGAGTGGCCCTCGTGAGGACGACCAAGGCCGTGGTATGCCGCTCCGTCGCCAGCCCGGCAGCGAATCAGGGGGCGCCAGCGGTGGAGAGGCCTTGGAAGCTTAGCGACGCTCGCCTCGTTCTCGAGGACGGCTCCGTGTGGAATGCTAAATCCTTCGGTGCTTCCGGGACTCAAGTAGGCGAGGTGGTTTTCAATACCTCATTGACAGG GTACCAGGAGATTTTGACTGATCCTAGCTACGCCGGTCAGTTTGTTTTGATGACCAACCCTCATATTGGGAACACCGGCGTTAACTCTG GTGACGAAGAATCCATAAAATGCTTCCTTGGTGGCTTAATCATAAGGAACCTAAGTATATG TACTTCCAACTGGAGGTGCACAGAAACACTTGATGAATATTTGAGAAAGAGGAACATTATGGGCATAT ATGATGTGGACACACGTGCAATAACACGCAGGTTAAGAGAAGATGGCAGTCTCATTGGTGTTCTAAGTACCGACCAGTCTCTCAAAGACGAGGAATTGTTGGAAATGGCCAAAAATTGGAAAATTGTTG GTGTTGATTTGATAAGTGATGTTACATGTGATGCTCCATATGAATGGGTAGACAAGACCGGTTCAGGATGGGAGTTCAACGACAATCAGTCAAGTGAAACTTTTCAT GTCGTTGTGTATGATTTTGGAGTGAAGCATAACATTTTGAGACGCCTGGCATCATATGGATGCAAAATAACTGTTGTTCCAGCAAGCTGGCCTGCTTCGGATGTACTTAATTTGAAGCCTGATGGTGTTCTTTTTAGTAATGGCCCTGGTGACCCAGCTGCAGTTCCATATGCCGTGAAAACAGTACAAGAAATAGTAGGGAAGGTTCCAGTATTTGGTATCTGCATGGGCCATCAATTGATCGGGCAGGCTCTTGGTGGAAAGACGTTTAAAATGAAATTTGGTCATCACGGAGGAAACCATCCAGTTCGTGACAACAGGACCGGACGTGTAGACATCAGTGCACAG AACCATAACTATGCTGTGGACCCTAAATCGCTCCCGGAAGGAGTACAAGTAACACACATCAACCTAAATGACCAGAGCTGTGCTGGTCTTGTGTTCCCCAAGATGAAGCTTATGTCTCTCCAGTACCATCCGGAGTCCTCCCCAGGGCCCCATGACTCAGACTTGG catttggtgaatttgtggaGCTGATGAAGAACAACAGATTGTGA